A region from the Pelobates fuscus isolate aPelFus1 chromosome 1, aPelFus1.pri, whole genome shotgun sequence genome encodes:
- the LOC134603358 gene encoding transmembrane and death domain protein 1-like, giving the protein MWVPIPNSEAVTKEQCLATLQKWFDEKGESVYWDRISTILYQVGRPDVSKELGRNLNQDKILEIEKNADEYKQKMLDSSLLLPNEEFSEIDARQRDVFNFEDMDWDLIIERKPRPPYQRALTEWCWYMLYGVIIGFLGGAVMVVMIYLLLFRVLKIDGRERDFYKIV; this is encoded by the exons ATGTGGGTGCCCATACCAAATTCTGAAGCTG TGACCAAGGAGCAATGTTTGGCAACATTACAGAAATGGTTTGATGAAAAAGGGGAATCAGTCTATTGGGACCGGATCTCTACTATTTTATATCAAGTGGGACGACCTGATGTTTCTAAAG AACTTGGAAGAAATCTCAATCAGGACAAAATTCTGGAGATTGAGAAGAACGCTGATGAATATAAGCAAAAAATGCTGGATTCATCTCTGCTTCTTCCGAATGAAGAATTTTCTGAAATCGATGCCAGGCAGAGAGATG TTTTCAACTTTGAGGATATGGATTGGGATCTCATTATTGAAAGAAAGCCACGCCCACCTTACCAGCGAGCGCTTACCGAGTGGTGCTGGTACATGTTATATGGTGTTATTATTGGATTCCTGGGAGGAGCTGTAATGGTGGTCATGATCTATCTATTGCTCTTCAGGGTTTTAAAGATTGATGGAAGAGAGAGAGATTTTTACAAGATTGTCTGA